One Paucidesulfovibrio longus DSM 6739 genomic window carries:
- a CDS encoding MarR family winged helix-turn-helix transcriptional regulator, whose protein sequence is MQFLTKHRSQSAGYRIGRLFRANAKLGDRLFQPTGVTRGQLPVIMEVLHDPGRSQKDLARELHVDAAAIARALHILEDKGLIRREENPDCRRDKCVHPTAAGEALLPRLLDALNRHNEMLLAGFSAQERDAALLLLERIIRNVELALEEEAL, encoded by the coding sequence ATGCAGTTTCTCACAAAACATCGTTCCCAATCAGCAGGATACCGGATCGGAAGATTGTTCCGGGCCAACGCCAAGCTCGGCGACCGCCTCTTCCAGCCCACAGGCGTTACGCGCGGTCAGCTTCCGGTGATCATGGAAGTTCTGCATGATCCCGGCAGAAGCCAGAAGGATCTCGCGCGGGAATTGCACGTCGATGCGGCGGCCATTGCCCGCGCGCTGCACATTCTGGAAGACAAGGGGCTGATCCGCCGGGAAGAGAACCCGGATTGCCGCCGGGACAAGTGCGTGCATCCCACGGCGGCCGGCGAGGCCCTGCTTCCGCGCCTGCTGGACGCTTTGAACCGGCACAACGAGATGCTGCTCGCCGGGTTTTCCGCGCAGGAGCGCGACGCGGCCCTGCTGCTGCTCGAACGGATCATCCGCAATGTGGAGCTGGCGCTGGAGGAGGAGGCCCTATGA
- a CDS encoding single stranded DNA-binding domain-containing protein, with translation MDRIFTLTTFLFDPLHHFWDRERTQKRVAAGLVAVFVSCLLLIELNRMGLAPTWLGWFPYTSHFEAVHIAFGLVLVIEVISLIFTLPCSISKAVGKQFEILALILLRGAFKLLASFPEPIQVVGNEDLVLRIAADGAGALAIFTLLGIYRTLQRPDEEFKKGEAIFHFVSSKKLVALGLLVIFVGLALHHIVLYFQGLPTPEFFPAFYTVLVFSDILLVLIAQRFLPHFRAVFRNSGFALATLFIRLALTAPVYYNAVLGVCAAIYALLLTLIYNSFYAPKRNQP, from the coding sequence ATGGATCGGATCTTCACGCTGACCACTTTTCTCTTCGACCCCCTGCACCACTTCTGGGACAGGGAGCGCACGCAGAAGCGCGTCGCCGCCGGACTCGTGGCCGTTTTCGTGTCCTGCCTGCTGTTGATCGAACTCAACCGAATGGGCTTGGCCCCGACCTGGCTGGGCTGGTTTCCCTACACCAGCCACTTCGAGGCGGTGCACATCGCCTTCGGACTCGTGCTGGTCATCGAGGTCATCAGCCTGATCTTCACCCTGCCCTGCTCCATCTCCAAGGCCGTGGGCAAACAGTTTGAAATCCTGGCCCTGATCCTGCTCCGGGGAGCCTTCAAGCTCCTGGCCTCCTTTCCCGAACCCATCCAGGTGGTGGGCAACGAGGATCTCGTGCTGCGCATCGCCGCGGACGGCGCGGGCGCACTGGCGATCTTCACCCTGCTCGGCATCTACCGTACGCTCCAGCGCCCGGACGAGGAGTTCAAAAAGGGCGAAGCCATCTTCCACTTCGTCTCTTCCAAAAAACTCGTGGCCCTGGGCCTGCTCGTCATCTTCGTCGGACTCGCCCTCCACCACATCGTGCTGTACTTCCAGGGCCTGCCCACCCCAGAGTTCTTCCCGGCCTTCTATACGGTGCTCGTCTTTTCCGACATCCTGCTCGTGCTCATCGCCCAGCGCTTCCTGCCCCACTTCCGGGCCGTTTTCCGCAACTCCGGATTCGCCCTGGCCACGCTCTTCATCCGGCTGGCGCTGACGGCCCCCGTCTACTACAATGCCGTGCTCGGAGTCTGCGCCGCGATCTACGCCCTGCTCCTGACGCTGATCTACAACTCCTTCTACGCGCCCAAACGCAACCAACCCTGA